A part of Quatrionicoccus australiensis genomic DNA contains:
- a CDS encoding EamA family transporter encodes MPYLIVVTVLWAFSFSLIGVYLAGQVDSDFAVLVRVAIAAAIFVPLLRWRGLPQRLIGGLWLAGALQFGVTYLCLYRSFAVLTVPEVLLFTVLTPIYVTLLDDALARRFNAWALLAAGVAVGGGILIRFQPLTGDYLLGFILLQIANAAFAAGQVLCRQLLARYPTEEPLHHLFGHFFLGAMLLVLPSFLIFGDPARLPQSAMQWGVLAWMGVFATALGMFWWVKGSTKVDAGTLAIMNELHVPAGLLVNVLIWNRDADLPRLAAGGSVILLSLWLNRLGRKALAKAA; translated from the coding sequence CCCTACCTGATTGTCGTCACCGTCCTCTGGGCGTTCTCGTTCAGCCTGATCGGCGTTTACCTGGCCGGCCAGGTGGACAGCGATTTCGCGGTGCTGGTGCGCGTCGCCATCGCCGCCGCCATCTTCGTGCCGCTGCTGCGCTGGCGCGGCCTGCCGCAGCGCCTGATCGGCGGCCTCTGGCTGGCCGGCGCGCTACAGTTCGGCGTCACCTATCTCTGCCTTTATCGCAGTTTTGCCGTGTTGACCGTGCCGGAAGTGCTGCTGTTCACGGTGCTGACGCCGATCTACGTCACCCTGCTCGACGACGCGCTGGCCCGCCGCTTCAATGCCTGGGCGCTGCTCGCGGCCGGCGTCGCGGTCGGCGGCGGCATCCTGATCCGCTTCCAGCCGCTGACCGGCGACTATCTGCTCGGCTTCATCCTGCTGCAGATCGCCAACGCCGCCTTCGCCGCCGGCCAGGTGCTGTGCCGCCAGCTGCTCGCCCGCTACCCGACAGAAGAACCGTTGCACCACCTGTTCGGCCACTTTTTCCTCGGTGCGATGTTGCTCGTCCTGCCCTCCTTCCTGATTTTCGGCGATCCGGCACGCCTGCCACAGAGCGCCATGCAATGGGGCGTGCTCGCCTGGATGGGCGTTTTCGCCACCGCGCTCGGCATGTTCTGGTGGGTCAAGGGCAGCACCAAAGTCGATGCCGGCACGCTCGCCATCATGAACGAGCTGCACGTCCCGGCCGGCCTGCTGGTCAATGTGCTGATCTGGAACCGCGACGCCGACCTGCCGCGCCTGGCCGCCGGCGGCAGCGTCATCCTGCTTTCGCTGTGGCTGAACCGGCTCGGGCGCAAAGCCTTGGCAAAGGCCGCCTGA